The following proteins are co-located in the Calliphora vicina chromosome 2, idCalVici1.1, whole genome shotgun sequence genome:
- the phr6-4 gene encoding cryptochrome-2 — MSEKCTLIHWFRKGLRVHDNPALKRVFDKAQKEPEKYCVRPIFILDPGIIQWLKVGANRWRFLQQSLQDLHQQLKTLNSQLYVVRGNPQNVFPRLFEEWQTQLLSYEEDIEPYSIKCDKEIQDLAKQFKVEVLTYCSHTVYNPQVVIQKNLGKAPLTYQKFLSLVEKLKVPKPEDKPESLNCSFPSKDSWEEKDENCYCVPALEDLVKKPEDLGPLKFPGGETEALKRLSSSLADEAWVAAFEKPKTHPNSLEPSTTVLSPYLKFGCLSSRLFYQQLQNVLKRQTKHSKPPVSLMGQLMWREFYYTAAAYEPNFDRMMGNSFCLQIPWQTNDQHLEAWTFARTGYPFIDAIMRQLRQEGWIHHLARHAVACFLTRGDLWISWEEGQKVFEELLLDQDWALNAGNWMWLSASAFFHQYFRVYSPVAFGKKTDPTGTYIRKYVPELAKYPAGAIYEPWKVSLADQRKYGCVLGTDYPHRIVNHDIIHKENIKRMTAAYKVNREVKTGKQEDDDGNSEELVGKRKSKNSSASSSSAGAKKRKKN; from the exons ATGTCGGAAAAGTGTACTTTAATTCATTGGTTCCGTAAAGGTTTACGTGTGCATGATAATCCGGCTTTAAAAAGAGTTTTCGATAAGGCCCAAAAGGAGCcggaaaaatattgtgtacggcCTATATTCATATTAGATCCCGGTATAATACAGTGGCTAAAGGTGGGAGCAAATCGTTGGCGTTTCCTGCAACAATCTCTCCAAGATTTACATCAACAACTAAAGACCTTAAACTCACAATTGTATGTAGTTCGAGGAAATCCCCAGAATGTGTTTCCTCGTCTGTTTGAGGAATGGCAAACACAGCTTTTATCATATGAAGAAGATATAGAGCCTTATAGTATTAAATGCGACAAAGAAATTCAAGATTTGGCTAAACAGTTTAAAGTAGAAGTACTAACATATTGCTCGCACACTGTGTACAATCCCCAGGTGGTCATACAAAAGAATCTGGGTAAAGCGCCCTTGACTTATCAGAAGTTCTTGTCCCTAGTGGAGAAATTAAAAGTGCCTAAACCCGAAGATAAACCAGAAAGTTTGAATTGTTCTTTTCCTTCAAAGGATTCTTGGGAAGAAAAAGATGAAAATTGTTATTGTGTGCCGGCTTTGGAGGATTTAGTAAAGAAGCCTGAAGACTTGGGACCTTTAAAGTTTCCTGGAG gTGAAACTGAGGCCTTAAAACGTTTGTCATCCTCGTTAGCTGATGAAGCTTGGGTGGCAGCTTTTGAAAAACCTAAAACTCATCCCAATTCATTGGAGCCCAGTACTACAGTATTAAGTCCCTACCTAAAATTTGGCTGTTTAAGTTCTAGACTGTTTTACCAACAATTACAAAATGTGTTAAAGCGCCAAACTAAACATTCCAAGCCACCCGTTTCTTTAATGGGTCAATTAATGTGGCGTGAATTCTACTACACTGCTGCTGCTTATGAACCCAACTTTGATCGCATGATGGGTAATTCCTTTTGCCTACAAATACCCTGGCAAACCAATGACCAACATTTAGAGGCTTGGACATTTGCTCGCACTGGTTATCCCTTCATTGATGCCATTATGCGCCAGCTGAGGCAGGAAGGTTGGATTCACCATTTAGCCAGACATGCTGTGGCCTGTTTCCTGACACGCGGTGATCTGTGGATCTCTTGGGAAGAGGGTCAAAAAGTTTTCGAAGAACTTTTACTCGATCAAGATTGGGCTCTTAATGCCGGCAATTGGATGTGGCTGTCAGCTTCTGCATTTTTCCATCAATACTTTCGTGTTTATAGTCCAGTGGCATTTGGCAAGAAAACTGATCCAACTGGCACCTACATACGTAAATATGTTCCCGAGCTGGCCAAGTATCCGGCAGGTGCCATTTATGAACCTTGGAAGGTTTCCCTGGCTGACCAGCGTAAATATGGTTGTGTTTTAGGCACTGATTATCCACATCGTATTGTTAATCATGACATTATACACAAAGAGAATATTAAACGCATGACAGCGGCCTATAAAGTGAATCGTGAAGTGAAGACAGGCAAACAGGAAGATGATGATGGAAATAGTGAGGAATTAGTGGGTaaaagaaaatcgaaaaattcatCTGCAAGTTCTTCATCGGCTGGGGCGAAGAAGAGAAAGAAAAATTGA